From Leptotrichia wadei, one genomic window encodes:
- the hpt gene encoding hypoxanthine phosphoribosyltransferase, producing MNRDFEFGIKRQLITKEELQKKVKELGVKITEDFKNENEPLIVIGLLKGSIVFMADLIREIKLPLEIDFIEASSYGEGTQSSREVKILKDLRSTISGKNVLVVEDIIDSGFTLKKVLQILGSRNPKKISLCTLLDKPERREVEVDVQYVGFEIPNEFVVGYGLDFNENYRNLEYIGVAEPSVFE from the coding sequence ATGAACAGAGATTTTGAATTTGGAATAAAAAGACAGTTGATTACGAAGGAAGAACTTCAGAAAAAGGTAAAGGAACTGGGAGTAAAGATTACTGAAGATTTTAAAAATGAAAATGAGCCGTTAATAGTGATAGGGCTATTGAAGGGATCTATTGTGTTTATGGCTGATTTGATTAGGGAAATAAAATTGCCGCTTGAAATTGACTTTATTGAGGCTTCCAGTTATGGGGAAGGGACTCAAAGTTCTAGAGAAGTTAAGATTTTAAAGGATTTGAGAAGTACGATTAGCGGGAAAAATGTTCTGGTAGTTGAAGATATTATTGATTCAGGATTTACGTTAAAAAAAGTATTGCAAATTTTGGGAAGCAGAAACCCTAAGAAAATATCGCTTTGCACACTTTTAGATAAGCCTGAAAGAAGAGAAGTTGAAGTTGATGTGCAATATGTTGGATTTGAAATTCCAAATGAATTTGTTGTTGGATATGGGCTTGATTTTAATGAAAATTATAGAAATTTGGAATATATAGGAGTTGCTGAACCATCAGTATTTGAGTAA
- the rplT gene encoding 50S ribosomal protein L20: MPRVKTGIVRRKRHKKVLKEAKGYRGAIKTNYKKANEAVKKAMAYATEHRKLKKRKMRELWIIRINAAARLNGISYSRLMNGLKKAGIELDRKVLADLALNNPAEFAKLVEKVK, from the coding sequence ATGCCAAGAGTAAAAACAGGAATAGTTAGAAGAAAAAGACATAAAAAAGTTTTAAAAGAAGCAAAAGGTTATAGAGGAGCTATAAAAACAAATTATAAAAAAGCTAATGAAGCAGTTAAAAAAGCTATGGCTTATGCAACTGAACATAGAAAATTGAAAAAAAGAAAAATGCGTGAATTGTGGATTATCAGAATTAACGCTGCTGCAAGATTAAACGGAATTTCTTATTCAAGATTAATGAACGGACTTAAAAAAGCTGGAATTGAACTTGATAGAAAAGTTTTAGCAGACTTAGCATTAAACAATCCTGCTGAATTTGCAAAATTAGTAGAAAAAGTTAAATAG
- a CDS encoding Fic family protein codes for MIEIFKEFLDKERPLNEGILKKLQNYLKTEFIYNSNAIEGNTLTLRETDIILQYGVTIKGKSLKEHNEVKGQEYALDFLNDVLKTKESLSVRIIREFHALVLNDDFKNRGKFKQENNIILGAKFQTTPFYQVEEKLQELIDNFLKSKENIVEKVAKFHAEFEKIHPFNDGNGRTGRLLMNLELMKNGYPITIIKNENRNDYYNALEKAQVEFDYELIIKFIKSSIENTFWLYYKHFNEETKEKFENYLEQNGINIEDFYKEWIGKKPEILIDLPRKWHNKINME; via the coding sequence ATGATTGAAATTTTTAAAGAATTTTTAGATAAGGAACGTCCGTTAAATGAAGGTATTTTGAAAAAACTTCAAAATTATTTGAAGACAGAATTTATATATAATTCAAATGCCATAGAAGGTAATACTTTAACTTTGCGTGAAACGGATATAATTCTTCAATATGGGGTAACAATAAAGGGAAAATCGTTAAAAGAACATAATGAAGTAAAAGGGCAGGAATATGCACTGGATTTTTTAAATGATGTTTTAAAGACAAAAGAGTCATTATCGGTTAGGATTATACGTGAATTTCATGCTTTAGTGCTGAATGATGACTTTAAAAATAGGGGAAAATTTAAGCAGGAAAATAATATAATATTGGGAGCGAAATTTCAGACAACTCCATTTTATCAGGTGGAAGAAAAACTGCAAGAACTTATAGATAATTTTTTAAAAAGTAAAGAGAATATAGTTGAAAAAGTGGCTAAATTTCATGCAGAATTTGAAAAAATACATCCGTTTAATGATGGAAATGGGCGGACAGGAAGGCTTTTGATGAATTTGGAGCTGATGAAAAATGGTTATCCGATAACAATAATAAAAAATGAAAATAGAAATGACTATTATAATGCTTTAGAAAAAGCACAAGTAGAGTTTGATTATGAATTGATTATAAAATTTATTAAAAGTAGTATCGAAAATACATTTTGGCTGTACTATAAACATTTTAATGAAGAAACCAAAGAAAAATTTGAAAATTATTTGGAACAAAATGGTATTAATATAGAAGATTTTTATAAGGAATGGATTGGTAAAAAACCAGAAATATTAATAGATTTACCTAGAAAATGGCATAATAAAATTAATATGGAGTAA
- the rpmI gene encoding 50S ribosomal protein L35: protein MPKMKTHKGTKKRVKVTGSGKISLRHSGKSHILTKKTHKRKKRLGQDVIAPKGAERKIKKVLAGQEGR from the coding sequence ATGCCAAAAATGAAAACACATAAAGGAACAAAAAAAAGAGTTAAAGTTACAGGAAGTGGAAAAATTTCTTTAAGACACTCTGGAAAGAGCCATATCTTAACTAAAAAGACTCATAAAAGAAAGAAACGTCTAGGACAAGACGTAATCGCTCCAAAAGGTGCTGAAAGAAAAATCAAAAAAGTATTGGCTGGACAAGAAGGAAGATAA
- the efeO gene encoding iron uptake system protein EfeO, producing MGILLLIGALMAISCGKDTGAKEGGKAGTTAGKTVEQGKTDLSKETSEYKKYVEGQIDILLKDTENFAQLLKTGKLDEAKKVYPLIRMDYERSEPIAESFGESDIKIDYRLVDFKEEFKNEEGWKGFHRIEKILWEQNTTKGTEKYADDLVNDIKELKAKIATIEVTPDLMVTGAIDLLNEVSTQKITGEEEVFSHTDLYDFRANIEGAQKIFELFRTKLEQKDAKLVTTLDTEFKAVNALLDKYMTDDKNYKLYTELKPEDTKALAEAVTKLGEPLSQMGIVIDATPKK from the coding sequence ATGGGAATTTTATTGCTTATTGGAGCATTAATGGCGATAAGCTGTGGCAAAGATACTGGAGCAAAGGAAGGTGGAAAGGCTGGTACAACAGCTGGAAAGACAGTTGAACAAGGGAAAACTGATTTAAGCAAGGAAACTTCTGAATATAAAAAATATGTTGAAGGTCAGATTGATATACTTTTAAAGGATACAGAAAATTTTGCACAATTATTAAAGACTGGGAAATTAGATGAAGCTAAAAAAGTTTATCCGCTAATCCGTATGGATTATGAAAGATCTGAGCCTATCGCTGAAAGTTTTGGAGAATCGGATATTAAGATAGATTACCGTCTTGTAGACTTCAAGGAAGAATTTAAAAATGAGGAAGGCTGGAAAGGATTTCATAGAATTGAAAAAATACTGTGGGAGCAAAACACTACAAAAGGAACTGAAAAATACGCAGACGATCTTGTAAACGACATTAAGGAGCTAAAGGCAAAAATTGCCACAATTGAAGTAACGCCTGATTTAATGGTTACAGGAGCAATTGACCTGTTAAATGAAGTTTCGACTCAAAAAATTACTGGAGAAGAAGAAGTGTTCTCGCATACTGATTTATACGACTTTAGAGCGAATATCGAAGGGGCTCAGAAAATTTTTGAACTGTTCAGAACTAAATTAGAACAAAAAGATGCTAAGCTCGTAACAACTTTAGATACTGAATTTAAAGCTGTAAATGCACTTCTTGACAAATATATGACAGATGATAAAAATTATAAATTATACACAGAGTTGAAGCCAGAAGATACAAAAGCTCTAGCTGAAGCAGTTACTAAACTTGGAGAACCTTTATCGCAAATGGGAATTGTAATAGACGCAACTCCTAAGAAATAA
- the rsmA gene encoding 16S rRNA (adenine(1518)-N(6)/adenine(1519)-N(6))-dimethyltransferase RsmA — MKGKNKKYKKRDKNFENESHKAKKKYGQNFLNDSNLSDEILNVANIDKETEVLEIGPGLGFLTEKLIENSKFLTAFEIDDDLIPFLSKKFEKKENFKLIHQDFMEADLKDFFENKKDVKVVANIPYYITSPIINKLLEYRENIDEIYLMVQKEVAERIASQPHSKNMSLLTHAVQFYAEAEYLFTVPKEKFDPVPKVDSAFLGIKILKNKKYESQISEEKYFKYLREAFSNKRKSISNNLSNLGFSKDFVKECLKKVGKTELARAEEFSVQGFIDFIGILEG; from the coding sequence TTGAAGGGGAAAAATAAAAAATATAAGAAAAGAGATAAAAATTTTGAAAATGAAAGTCATAAGGCTAAAAAGAAGTATGGGCAGAATTTTTTAAATGACAGCAATTTGTCGGATGAAATTTTAAATGTGGCGAATATTGACAAAGAAACGGAAGTTCTGGAAATTGGGCCAGGATTAGGATTTTTAACAGAAAAATTAATTGAAAATTCTAAATTTTTGACTGCTTTTGAAATAGATGATGATTTAATTCCGTTTTTGAGTAAAAAATTTGAAAAAAAGGAAAATTTTAAGTTGATTCATCAGGATTTTATGGAAGCAGATTTGAAAGATTTTTTTGAAAATAAAAAAGATGTGAAAGTTGTAGCAAATATTCCGTATTACATAACTTCGCCAATTATTAACAAATTGCTTGAATATCGTGAAAATATTGATGAAATTTATTTGATGGTACAAAAGGAAGTGGCAGAACGGATTGCTTCACAGCCTCATAGCAAAAATATGAGCCTGCTTACTCATGCTGTTCAATTTTACGCTGAAGCAGAATATTTGTTTACTGTTCCAAAAGAAAAATTTGATCCTGTTCCAAAAGTTGATTCAGCATTTTTAGGAATAAAAATTTTAAAAAATAAAAAATATGAAAGTCAAATTTCAGAAGAAAAATATTTTAAATATTTGAGAGAAGCGTTTTCAAATAAGAGAAAAAGTATTTCTAATAATTTATCGAATTTAGGATTTTCAAAAGATTTTGTAAAAGAATGCTTGAAAAAAGTTGGCAAAACAGAATTGGCTAGAGCAGAAGAATTTTCTGTGCAAGGATTTATTGATTTTATTGGGATTTTGGAAGGTTAA
- the infC gene encoding translation initiation factor IF-3 produces MFFIRGNNRSDEPRMNERIRVREIRVVGDDGEQFGVMSTRDALALAAEKELDLVEISPNATPPVCKIMDYGKFKYEKTKKDKENKKKQKNIVVKEIRIKPHIDEHDKDTKISQIEKFIAKEHKVKVSLRLTGRERLHAESAIKVLDEFASHFEEIATVEKKYGKEQIQKFILLSPKK; encoded by the coding sequence GTGTTTTTTATAAGAGGGAATAACCGATCTGATGAGCCACGAATGAATGAGCGAATTAGAGTGAGAGAAATTAGAGTTGTTGGTGATGATGGGGAGCAGTTTGGAGTAATGTCTACACGAGATGCATTGGCGCTTGCGGCAGAAAAAGAACTGGATTTAGTTGAAATTTCACCAAATGCAACACCGCCTGTGTGTAAGATTATGGACTATGGAAAATTCAAGTATGAGAAAACGAAGAAAGACAAGGAAAATAAGAAAAAGCAAAAAAATATTGTCGTTAAAGAGATTAGAATTAAACCTCATATTGATGAACATGACAAGGATACAAAGATTTCTCAAATTGAAAAATTTATAGCCAAAGAACATAAGGTAAAAGTAAGTCTAAGACTTACAGGTAGAGAAAGATTACATGCAGAATCTGCTATTAAAGTATTGGATGAGTTTGCAAGTCATTTTGAAGAAATTGCGACAGTTGAGAAAAAATACGGAAAAGAGCAAATTCAAAAATTTATTTTATTATCGCCTAAAAAATAA